From the Sphingobacteruim zhuxiongii genome, the window TATTTTAATCCCATTTCGGCAATTGCGCTTGCGGTACTGTTACCAATACAGATAATTTTCTGACCAGGGTCAACCAAGTTCTCTCGAAAGTAGGCCTCCACATTGCTTGGGCTAGTGAAAATTAGTACATCTGCGTTGCTCTTATCCACCTCTTCTTCGATTACCGTTTCGTAGATTGGCATATCGATGATTTTAGTGTTTTCGGTTAAAGCTTTACGAATCGTTTGCAACGAACCTTCCGCACGTGGAAATAAAACAGTTTGTCCATCTACCAATTTAGCAAATTCAGAACCAATACCATCCGTATTAATTCCTAAATGGTCTCCCGTGAAATCTGCTGTTCTATTAAATTTACGTAGGGTTTCTTCTGATCCTCTTCCCAATACAGCAATCTTTGTCTTCTTTAAAATTAAAGGATCCAATTTGAAGAAGTGCTCAATGGCATTTCTACTATTGAAGAATATCCAGTCCGCACGTTTTAAAATAAAAGAATCTAATTTATTGATTGTTGGGAAAATACGTATTAATGAACGGTCGTCAACTTCAATGTTATGTTTCTTCAAAGAACGCGCTAAATAGGAGTTCTCGTCTAAATCACGAGTAATGAAAATAGACTTAGGAAGCTTTCTTTCTTTGTTGTATTTGGAGAAAATTTTCTCTGCCATTCCTTCTGAAGTCTCTGACTCTAGAAATACACGATCAGGGAAATCCTCATTATCATCAGCAATGGACGTCCAAGATTGGAAAACACCATCTTTCTTACGACAGTAGCTTCCAAGTGGAGCATGGCATCCTGCATCGAATAAGTTTAATACTTTACGTTCTACAGCGATAGTCTCTGCTACATCAGCATCGTTTATGCCCTGAAGCGCATTAAACAACTCTTGGTCGTTTTCGCGAATCTGAATAGCTAAAACCCCTTGCGCTGGAGCAGGCACCAACATAATTGGTGATAATTCTTCAATATGAAAATCAGAAAGATCCATGTTAATACGACTAACACCTGCTTTCGCTAGCATGATCGCATCATATTTCTCATCTCTCAATTTTTGAACGCGCGTTTGCAAATTACCACGTAAATCATCAAACTCTAAATCAGGACGTATAGATAAAAGTTGCGCTTTTCTACGGTTTGATGAAGTTCCGATTGTTGCAGCATGCTTAACAGAAAGACGTTTGCTAATATCCACACAATCTTTATGAATAATAAGTACCTCTGATGGATCTTCACGATCAGATACTGCAGCAATAATTAATCCTGGAGGATTTACCGTAGGAAGATCTTTATGCGAGTGTACTGCTAGGTCAATTTGTCCAGAAAGCAATTCCTCTTCTAATTCCTTAGTAAAGAATCCTTTGCCCTCTAGCTTATCCAAACGTAGATGTTGAATGATATCGCCTTGAGTTTTAATAATTTTTAGTTCGGCCTGAACACCAATCTCTGCTAATCGGTCCTTCACAAAGTTAGCTTGCCATAATGCCAATTCACTGCCTCGGGTACCGATGGTAAGTTTTCTATTCACGTTCAAAGATTTACAAATGAATGATTCGGTTGCAAAGTTAAGGAAAATAGGGTATTAGTTCCGCCCTTTTAATGTCAGAATACCGAATAATTTAAGAAATTTTAAGACTAATTGCTCTCTGATTCTGCGGATTTTACTAAAATCTCCTTAGCCATTACCATAGGAACTTTGATGTATTTTTTCTCCATGTAATTTATGACCTTATTGAGAATCTCACGAGCTTGTGGATCAAGTTGTTCTACTTCATTTGCAAACACCTCAGTCATCGCCATTGAACGGATTTCCTTGATCTTCTCAGGAACCTGTTTCATTGCAACTTCAACACGACGTTGTTTCAATATGGGTAGGAACTCTTTAATATTTTGTGCGATAATTTCTTCAGCATTCTCCAATTCATCATATCGCTCTTGGATATTCTTCTCTGCGATTTGCTGTAAGCTACTCACTTCGATATATTGAATAGGATATTTTGCAATAACTGCTGCGTCAATATCATTAGGAACAGCTAAATCAACGATTACTTTTCTATCATCTTCGCCATTTAGCAAAGAAGCGTATAGTTCTTCATTAATAATTGCCTCAGGCGCACCTGTGCAGGTAATCATAACGTCGAAACCTTTTTTATAATCTTTCAATTCGCTCAATGGGAATGCTTGTCCTTGCAATTCTTTAGCTAAAGATTCTGCGTTGGCAACCGTTCTATTGAAGATAGTGAAATTGCTGTACTTATGTTTTTTAAGGTATTTTGCTAAGTTCTGATTTGTTTCACCTGAACCGATAACCAGAATTCTTGGGTTTTCTGATAATTTAATCTCGCGAAGCTTCCTGTAGGCTAATGAAACAACCGAAATTGGGTTACGTGAAATATTGGTGTAAGTATAAACTTCTTTTGCTGTTTTTACTAAGCGATCCATCATTAAACGAAGGAAGTCACCTGTAAAGCCCGCTGCTCTACAACGATCATACGCACGACGAATCTGTGCTAAAATCTCTTTCTCGCCAACAACTAAACTCTCTAAAGAACATGAAGTACGGAAAAGGTGGTTTAATGCATCTAAGCCTTGGTATCTATCTACCTGACCTAAATAGCATTGCATACGTTCGGCAGGAACACAGAAGTTCATCTTATCTAAGAACTGCACTACAAAATCATCATTTAGCTCATGCGCACCATAGAATACAAATTCAACTCGGTTACATGTACCGATGTAGAATATTTCTGAAATGTCTAAACTATTTTTAAGGTTAATAAGGCGGCTATCCAACTCCTCATTGCATATAACCAAATTCCCCAAATCTTTTATATCGACATGTTTATGGGTAAACGCTATAACTTTTAAATTCTTCAAAGCCTAATATTTCGCCAGTAATTTTGTTATGCAAATGTAGACTAAAACATCCTGTCAAATGTCAAAAATCTGTCAATACAGCGAATTTAGAACGATTATAAATAATGTTAAATAAATGTTAAAATACTGAAATAAAGCCTGTTAAAAAGATGCCGCTGGAAAAATGTGATTACAATCATAATGCTAAAGAATAATAAATGACTTATTTCACTGTTTAGGATAGCCCTTTCGGTATAAAAATACCAGCGTATAAGTTATTAATTCCATAAAAGCCCCACTATTTTCGCTAGTAATTAATCTGTGAAATGCTCATCTTTGCTAAAATTT encodes:
- the hemC gene encoding hydroxymethylbilane synthase, which codes for MNRKLTIGTRGSELALWQANFVKDRLAEIGVQAELKIIKTQGDIIQHLRLDKLEGKGFFTKELEEELLSGQIDLAVHSHKDLPTVNPPGLIIAAVSDREDPSEVLIIHKDCVDISKRLSVKHAATIGTSSNRRKAQLLSIRPDLEFDDLRGNLQTRVQKLRDEKYDAIMLAKAGVSRINMDLSDFHIEELSPIMLVPAPAQGVLAIQIRENDQELFNALQGINDADVAETIAVERKVLNLFDAGCHAPLGSYCRKKDGVFQSWTSIADDNEDFPDRVFLESETSEGMAEKIFSKYNKERKLPKSIFITRDLDENSYLARSLKKHNIEVDDRSLIRIFPTINKLDSFILKRADWIFFNSRNAIEHFFKLDPLILKKTKIAVLGRGSEETLRKFNRTADFTGDHLGINTDGIGSEFAKLVDGQTVLFPRAEGSLQTIRKALTENTKIIDMPIYETVIEEEVDKSNADVLIFTSPSNVEAYFRENLVDPGQKIICIGNSTASAIAEMGLKYTLPYSPDEIGLAEAIFGLDY
- the hemA gene encoding glutamyl-tRNA reductase; translated protein: MKNLKVIAFTHKHVDIKDLGNLVICNEELDSRLINLKNSLDISEIFYIGTCNRVEFVFYGAHELNDDFVVQFLDKMNFCVPAERMQCYLGQVDRYQGLDALNHLFRTSCSLESLVVGEKEILAQIRRAYDRCRAAGFTGDFLRLMMDRLVKTAKEVYTYTNISRNPISVVSLAYRKLREIKLSENPRILVIGSGETNQNLAKYLKKHKYSNFTIFNRTVANAESLAKELQGQAFPLSELKDYKKGFDVMITCTGAPEAIINEELYASLLNGEDDRKVIVDLAVPNDIDAAVIAKYPIQYIEVSSLQQIAEKNIQERYDELENAEEIIAQNIKEFLPILKQRRVEVAMKQVPEKIKEIRSMAMTEVFANEVEQLDPQAREILNKVINYMEKKYIKVPMVMAKEILVKSAESESN